GGGGGTGAGAATAAATAATATGGAATTTTGCTATATTCTAAGCTTAATAAAACAACAAAAGCATAATTCAAAAAGATTGTAATTTATTTTTTTTCTCACCCCGTAAACAAAGGAAATCGAATTATGAAAGCATCAACATCTCGCATTCTCATCGCTTTGGGCCTTTGTTTTTCGCTCCTGGGTTTTTACTCCTTAAAAAAGAGCAGCCCGGAAGATCTCGGATTTCACAGACCCAAAATAGATGACCTCGGTTTGATTGAACTTGCCGTCGATCAAATACGACACGAAATTAAAACCGGCAAACTAAATTCATTGAGTCCGGCTTTAAATTTAAAGACCGAGCAGATACAAATCGAAGGTGAACGGGCGATCTTTCAAGGAAAATTCGCTGCTTCGGAAAACAGCCTCGAGCTCACATTCGAAAGAAAGAACGGCCAATGGGAATTGGTCGAATCAACCGGACTTACAGCAGAATTGCAACACTTGAATAAAGATTCAAACATCGGTTTAGTCTCCACATTCGAAGCGTCCGGGTTTGAAATTTACAGTGACGATGGCAATTCCCCCCAGAGAACTCTCATCAAACGGCAATTAAGCCCTGAACACAAAATTGATAAAGTCACCAAATCCATAACCCTTGGAAAATTAGACCGGCAGCTTTTCCAAAAACCTTATGCCGGGGTACTTTTTTCTTCAGTAACTCAATTAAGCAGCGCCCCATTTTTGACAGCGCGCTACGTCCAGCTTGTGACGGATCCGGCCTGGAATCGAATCATCTATGGTGATTACGAAGGCTGGATGAAAGCGTATAACGGCAGAGGAACGGGCCCGGAGGCTCTCAATCGTCCCCACGGCATCGACCGGGACGCGATTGGCAACGTCTATGTTGCGGACACCGGAAACGACCGCATCGTAGTTTTGAGGTTAGAGGGAACCGGAGAACAAACCGAACTGAAATATCAATTTAGTTTTGGTTCGGATGAAATGATGCACCCGTACGACGTCGCCTGGGACGGCGCCGGGACGCCATTTGATTCTTCGGACGATATTATCTGGGTGACCGACACGGGAAATCATCGAATTCTCGGATTCGCACTGGATGGAGAAGCGGCAACTTTGCGCTACAACTTTGGCGCAAGCGGATCGGCTGCCGGTCATTTTTTTGAACCCAAGGCTATCGGCATTGGCAGGTTTAACGGACTTTCCACCAACAGCCTTTATGTCGGCGACACCGGCAACCGGCGCGTCGTGAAATTGAATATTCTGGATAACAGTCTGGAATGGGCGAATGCAGTCACTTTTAAAACCGAGAGTCGAATCACCTCACTGGACGTCGATCACTGGGGCAATCTTTACGTCTCGGATCGCAGTTACTGCGAACTTCGAAAGCTCTCCTCAGACTTGGAACCAATTGTGTCTGTCAAAGGAACGGAAGATTCAATCATTGACCCCATGAACTTCCATGTGACTTTTGGGCAGGTTTATGTTCAGGCTGAAGACAAACGGTACTGGGCCGGCTACGATCAGGCCTTCACACTGGAAAAATGGTCGGAGACTTCCGGCGCCGAGCGTTTTCAACTCGGCCTTGATTTGATAAATTTCAAGGTGAAGTTGAGCGAAAACCTTGATCAAATGCTCGTCCTCTCCAAGTTAACCGACCATGGAAAACTCTCTCTCTTCGTAATTGATGAAAAAACGAATGCCACCGTCCGCCAGATTCCACTCGGTTGGATGATTCCCGGAGATAAAGAAATTTCCTGGGACCGCCGGGACGACCTTGGTTGGCAAACGAGGCCTGGCTACTACCGCCTGCAGTTATCCGCAGAGTCGAGTTACGGCAGTTTGACGACTTTAAAAGAAACGCCGCCATTTTACCTGCCGCTCTACTACTCAGATGACAGTGGTTCGGACATTTATCATGATGCGCATTTAGTGCAAGGTGTGCGTAGCAGCGCATGGGGCAATAGCCCTTTGGAGACAATCGCGAAACATCCCTCGGAAGTGATTTACCGGTTTACGAAGTTAAACCCGACGGCTGAATACGAGATAAGAGCTGAGTTTTACAACAAGGCGGGTACTTATCTGAAGCAACGGATTACGGCCGACGGTAGCTTAATCACACCCGATTTTGAACTACCGGCCGGGCAAATGGAAGTCGACTGGTCAGCGCTTCCGAGGGAAACTTATTCCGATGGTGAGATAGAACTTAAAATCTCCAAATCCGCTGGTGACGGGGATGCCATGATTTCCCGGCTTTGGCTGCGGGAAGCAAATTACGATCCCGCAAATCCACCCGCAAGTTTAGAGAATGAAGTTCAAATACCAGAAGAATATACCTTATCTCAAAATTTTCCAAATCCATTTAACCCTTCCACTACTATCGAGTTTGGCGTACCCGGAGAAACATTTGAAGACGTTACTTTGAAAGTGTTCAATGTTCTTGGTCAGACTGTGAGGGAATTAGTCAACGGCCAGCTCCCTCCGGGACGCCATTCGGTAACCTGGAATGGCAAAGATAATTTGGGGTTACAGGTTTCCAGCGGACTTTATTTCTACCAGCTTAATGCCGGGGAATTTGTTGCAATCAAAAAGCTCATTTTAATGAAGTGATATAAAAAACCTTGCAGGTCTTAAAGACCTGCAAGGTTTACTGGCTGAAGAGCATCTCAGAGTCCCACCCCCTAATTGAGCCAGAGGTCCGGGTCTTCCCGATCCGGGCCTTGTTTATTTAATGCTTTTTAATGAAAATTTGTTTTGAATATTTCCTAATATAAGTTATGTTTAATCAATTAATTACACAATATAATCGTGTGAGTTAAATGTGAATAACCTAGAAAATTTCACATTTTCAAAAATAAACTGACGCCTAAATAAAGTGCGTTTTAAGGATAAAGAATGATTTTCGTTTTTTACTAATTTGTTGCTTTTATTATACATGTGTATTGTTCATAACATGTTGATAACTTGTTAATAGACCGGACACAGGTTACGAAAGTGGGTTGGGGCTCAAAGGGACTGAACGATGTGGTGGATGGCGGAAAAAGGTCGGAGAAAATTTGGTTTTTTCCAAAACGGAGGTAAACGTGCACAACAAAGAAAACAAAACAATTCTGGTTATTGATGATGAACCGGTGATTGGGAGTATTATTAAAAGGTTTATGGGAAATAACGGTTACTCTGTTCACTTTTGTGCCTCTTCAGCAGAAGCGATATCAGCAACCAAGAATACTGTGCCGGAATTAATCATTTCCGATTTTAATTTGCCTTGCTGCAGTAACGGCATTGATTTGTGCCTGAAAATTCAGCAATCAACCAGGAAGCACGTCCCTGTCATAATCATTAGCGGTGAAACTAAAAATGAATTGAACGCAAAAAAAAGAGGCTTTGCGTTTATGGGCAAACCTCTGGAGAAAGAGAAATTTCTGCCATTAGTTGAGGAGTGCCTGAGCTAAAGCGACCTTAAAGTTTTCTGGGAACCCCATTAAGTCAAAGGCCTGGGTCATTCTGATTCGGGCCTTCTTTATAAATTCCTGACTTAACCACGAATGAACACATATAAGCACGAATTAAAAGACTACTCTTTCAAATTCAAGCTCTGCTTAGCCGAACTAATCCTTAAACTATTTTATCAACACTCATTTTTATATTTGTGTTCATTTGTTCGAATTCGTGGTTAATACTTTTTTGCCTATGAAATATCCTCTCCCTTTACACCGGTCATCCTTTCCACAAACCACACCCCCAAATAGCACAGCGGCGTGTCCAAAGCAGCGATAGCGACTTTCAAAATGTAAACACCTAAAATAACCCCCATCAAATCGCTGAAGTCACCGGTGAAAATGGTGGGGTTTTTGTAAAGGAAGATCGTGTTGACCGTAAATGTATCGATGAATTGTGAAATCATTGTGGAGGCGTTGTTGCGCAGCCAGAGGTGCTTGCCTTTGGTCAGTTTTTTCCAGAAGTGGAAGAGGCGAACGTCGATGAGCTGGGCGAGGAGATAGGCGGCCATCGAACCAAACAGCAACCGCCAGATGGGGCCAAAAATGTTAGTGTAATCTTCCTGCAGGGGATAAAACTCGGCGACCGGCAAACGAATACCAATTAAAGAAAACGCCAAAAGCAGCAGGCTCATGCAAAAACCCATGATCACCAGGAAGCGTGCCCGGCGGGCGCCATACATTTCCGAAACGATGTCGGTGATTAAAAACGTGAGCGGAAACCAGATAATGCTAACAGGCAGCACTATTCCGAAAGCGGTAAACAGCTTCACCCCGACTGTGTTGGTCAGCACTACAAAGGTAACGAATACCGCCATAAACCCGGCGTATAATTGTTCGTAACGTTTCATAACAAATTGTAGGGGCACAGAATTCTGTGCCCCTACGCCAGATTTTCCAATTTCAAAATCCGTTCTTTAATTTCTTCGGGAATGGGGACTTTTTTCGCGGCTTTATAATCGAACGACACAATCAAACCTTCACCTTCGGCAGCAATTTTTTGATGTTTGTGACTGACCACACAATAATCCATTACAAATCGATCCGACTCAATGCTTGAGACCTTGCCGCAAATCGTTACTTTATCCGGATAGGCAAGCGGTATTTTAAATTTACTTTCCGTAGCGGCAAGAATGGGTCCGCGGCCGGTCTTTTCCATAAATTCCAAATAACCGATTTTCTCAAAATAAGCGATACGCGCGCTTTCAAAATAGCGAAAGTAAACAATATTGTTGACGTGCTGAAAGGCGTCCATTTCACCCCAGGCAACCGGAGTCTCAATGGTCACGGAATAGTGTTTCAAAATTTCTTGCATTGGTTTGTGGGGAGAGGGCCGGTCGGCTGTGTTACTCATTACTTTTGCTAACGGTTACATTCGCAGTATCCTCGATCAATTCTACCCGGACTTCCCATGGTCGGCAGCAGACCTGGCAATCCTCTTCATATTTCTGGGAAATGCCGCCGGAATAATCAATGAAAATTTCGTTCGGTTCGCCGCAATGAGGACAAAAGATTTCTATGGTATCTTGCACGTAAAAGCCTCAATCTAATTTGTGCAAAATCAGCGAAGTCATAGACCCCTGCCGAAATTTTATGACCTATTTACAAAAGTTCTTCCAGTGACGCCAGTAAATAAACCACGTTTGCTTTATTAGAAGACTCCCCCATCAAACCGATTCGCCAAACCCGGCCTGCCAAATCACCTAAGCCGCCGCCGATTTCGATGTTGTACTCTTCCAACAACCGCTTCCTGATTTTCGCCTCTTCTAAATTTGCCGGAAGTTTAATTGAATTCAGCGTCGGCAGACGGATGCTTTCATCAACAAAAGGCGTCAAGTCCAATTTTTGCAGCCCGTTGATTAATTCCAAGCTGTTTTGTTTATGTCTTGTGAATCGCTGCTCAAGACCCTCTTCATGAATGAGTCTAAGGGCTTCGCGAAGGGCGTAATTCATACTGATCGGCGCCGTGTGATGATAAGCCCGGGTCTTGTCAGACCAGTAATCTGCAACCATGGTTGTGTCCAGGTACCAGCTCTGCACTTTTGTCTTGCGGTTTTTTGCAATCGACATCGCTTCGTCACTGAAGGTGATCGGCGCCAGCCCAGGTGGACAACTCAAACATTTCTGGGTGCCGCTGTAACAAACATCAATTTGCCAGTCATCCACTTTCACCGGCACCCCGCCAAGCGAAGTTACCGCATCCACAATCAGCAGCGCGCCGTACCTTTTACACAGCTCACCCACTTCCGCAAGCGGCTGCATGACGCCGGTCGAAGTCTCGGCATGCACCAGGGCCACGGCTTTTACACCGCCTGCTTGTTTCAACCGGTCTTCGATTTCCTGCAAGTCGATGCTTTTGCCCCAGGGTTTCTTAATCTGAATCGGCGTTGCGCCGCAGCGCTCAACAATATCCGACATACGATTTCCAAACACGCCGTTCACACCGATAATGACCCTGTCTCCCGGCTCAACCACATTGACGAAAGCCGACTCCATCCCTGCGCTGCCGGTGGCAGAAATAGCGATGGTAAATTGATTTTTGGTCTGGAAAACGAATCGTAAAAGTTGTTGGATGTCATCCATGATTTGCAGGAACTCCGGATCCAGGTGTCCAATGATTGGCGTTGAAAGCGCCCGGTAGACTCGCGGATGCACCATACTGGGTCCCGGTCCGAGCAGGAGTCTATGAGATGGATTTAGTTCATCAAAACTTTGCATTTCAAATCCTCTGAATATAATTAACGTAAGCACTTTTTAAAATAAAGCCAAACCCGGTTATAAACACGAGAATGACCGGATAACGGTATATTGGCAGAAAATAGCGTGTTTGTGTGTTCGAGTGTTCAGGTGCTAATATTTTGAAATTAATCAACTTGATAAAATACGTAAACACTTTAACACCTGAACACGCTAACACTGTAAAATTAAACGTAGCAATTTAAAAAAACATGTCAACAAAAGCAAATGATACCGGTGGTCCGAACTTTTCTCTTGATTATCCTTTCACTTATTAATACTTTTAGTCACACATTTAAGGAGATCAATTGAAAATATCACGTCTGAAAACCAAAATTGTTTTTTCAGCATTTTTCTTATCCGGCAGTCTTATTTCCTGCGGGCACAGCAATTCCCCCGAAGGGGTGGCCGAGGAATTTCTCTTCCGTTACTTCATAGAATTGAATCAGCGGGGTGCGCTGGAGTTAAGCACAGGTCTGGCAACAGATAAGCTCAATAAAGAAATCGAGCTGACCCAGAATATCCGGATGTTGCCCAACCTGGATCTGGCTCAACATAAACCCTTTCTCGATTATGAATTGGTTAACAAGCAAAGCCGCAGCGAAAATTCCGTTACCTTTTTTTACGATGTAACCATTGAAAATAAAAACGGGGAGGACTACAAACGCGAGCTGATTTTAACCACGGTCGATATGGACGGCGATTGGAAAGTAAATAATTTCGATACTTTTTTGAAGTGACAGCTATTAGCTCTCAGCCTTCAGCTATCAGCTAAAAAATTTGAAGCTGGAAGCTGATAGCTGACTGCTGGAGGCTTAACTTTGGCAATGTTTCTGCTCGTTATCTCTGCACCCGGAATCATTGGCGGTTTTGGAATTTTAAAAAAGTATTCCTGGGCCAGGGTTTTAGTTCTTATTCTAGGCGCTTTAAATTTACTTAACATCCCGTTCGGAACCATTCTCGGAGTCTACACTTTCTGGGTGCTTTTGAATGAGGAGGTGGCAAAAGAGTTTACTTAGTTTATTCTGCTTGGTAGGATACATTTATATTTTAGACTTTTCTTGACTTATTGCGCTCATTATGTTCTCATGGAAGATAAAAAAAAGCAAAGCGGTTGTTTCTTTTAGCAGCTACACCCCGAAAGAATTTCGCAATGCTCAGAACCGCAATTTGGATGGAGAGCTTTCACACGAAGCTTTGTCGCCCAAAGGCCAGCTCTTTATCATTGCGAGCACGACTAACACAAAGGATGAAAAAAGAACCAGCGAAAGCGGCATCGCCGAAAATATTCTCAAAGAGGTCTATTATTCCTACCCGTCTGACGACGTTGTCACCTGCCTGAAACACGCTTTCCATGATGCAAATACCCTGGTCAATGAACTCTCAAACGATAAAGATCAGAAACACCAATTCGGGGTAAAATGTACAGTTCTGGTGCTCACAGATGAGCGGGGTTATATCGCTCAAGTTGGTGATAATCACGTCTATCGTGTTACAAAGGACAAGCTTGAGAGACTGACCAGCGATGATATTGGGGTTGGCGGGAAGCAAAGTTTCGCACTCGGTTTGGGAGCAAAAATCAATGTTCATTTCAACCGGTACATCGCGTTAAAAGCCGGGGATTCCTACTTGCTGTGCACAAATCCGCTCACCAACGTGAATCATCATTTGGTTAGAAGAATCGTTTTACGGAATAGTCCAGGGGACGCCTGCAGAAAAGTGACTGAATTAATTCAAGAAAAAGGTCATGCGGAGAAAATCAATGTTCAGGTGGTTCGGGTTAATTTCACCCCCGGTCAGCCGATTCGACCCAAGGCTGGGTTTTTTAATCAGAAGGCGTGGGTACCGGCGCTCGTGCTATTTTTGCTTATGCTAAGCGCAACACTTGTTTTTTATAATAACAAGGATGATCTGCCTGAACAAGCAATTGCACAAGCACAGGCAATTCAAATAAATGACCCACCTGGGTTTGAAAAAGAAGACCCACCGATTGAAGAAATCGAAAATAACAAAATTGAACTAACTACCCCCGAGCCTGCCCAACAAATAGTGGAAGAAGAAAAGCCCAACATCAAACCGAATGAGTCTGCAAATCCTGTGGCGGTTAAAACGAAGGCGCCGGGACCAGACCCGCCAATCCTGGTCTCACCCTCTTTAAGTGACCAATGGAATCTAAAACACCTGCGAGAATCCGATTACCAAATTAAAGATGAGAAAATCACTTTTTTAGCAACTCCGAATATCAAAAAAGCTCTCTATCAAACCACAGCTCTAAGCGATTTTATGGTCCGGATGGAAGCGCGCATTAGAAACGACAATGCAGCCGGCAGATTCGGTGTGATCGTAGGATATAAAGCGATGCAAGATAGCCCCTATGAGATTTATTACCTATTATCCTTATTTAAACAAAAGGAGTTCTTGTTGCAAAAATACTCCGGTTTTCGAAAAGAGCTTGTTACGAGAATTCCCATAAACTTTGATTCGATTCAAGGCAACTTTCAGGAGATTCAACTGGAAGTAAAATGCTCCGGCCCCTTCATTGAACTCTATGCGAATCAAAAGCAAGTTTTCCGATGGCATACAGGAGAAGAACTTGTGTCCGGGCAAGTAGGTATCTTCGTATCACCGGAGACTGAAGTAGAGATTTCAAAATTTGAAATAGTCAAGGGTGTGGAATTTACTCAGAAATGACTTGAGTTCTTGGAACCTCGGCATACCCTTTTAGGCAGTTTAAGTAAAGGAATTTTACCGTCTTGATTCATGCTCCAGATACTTATCGAGTGGATTCTCCTGTGAAGTGTTAAGAGACTTAATCCAGTCGATGACCGGTTGACGATAGTTTATGGATAGCTCAACCGGCTCCGAATCATGGAGTTTGAAATTCAGGGTCGGCAAAGAATACAGGAAATCCGTGGTCAACACACGATAAGTAGAATCCGGATGAATCGGAGTGCCGTCGGATAAGCGGTGCCCGCCAATTGATGTCATGCCCCCCATCACCAGATTACCGATATCTTCTACTAATTGAGCACCGGTCAAATCTAATTCAAGTAAAAAGTTATCGAAGGGTAAGACACCCAATAGGGTCGCTGATGTAATATTTCCCCCTGGAATCGTCTGCCGAATGCCCCCCCTGTTTGTCAATGAGACATCAGCGGTTGGGAAAGAGATAAGCCACGAATCTGTAATCATGTTAAACATAGCGTTGGACCGCTGTTCAACGGCCTGGTTTACATACCCAATGACTTGCGAAAATTCCGCGTCCACTTTTGACTTCCAATTAGAAACCACGGCTGCAATATTCGGAACCGGCGAGCCACCCACATTGTCGTGGGTAGTCGGCTCCATGTTAACAACCCTGTGAGCAACGGTGTCGAAGGCAATTTTAACCTTTGCATAATTTCTCATGAAGGCACCGCCTTCTATAATAGCAACACCGTCCCTGACTTCGCCAATGAGCTCATTACAGTGACCTCCACCAATAACGGAAATCCCCAATCGAGTTGCAACCGGCACCAACTCTGTCATTTCAGTATGGCAAATATGACCAATAACGACGAGCAGTTCTGCGCCATCATTTTTAACCTTTGGAACAACTTCCTCTAAAGCAGTTTTGTAAGGGATAAAATCGTAATCCGCAACATTGTCCGGAAACGTGGTAACAGGTGTACTCGTCGTTGTTAAGCCAATGAGCCCGACCTTAATCCCGTTCACTTCTTTGATAACATACGGCTGGGCAAAATCAGCAAGGTCACCCGTTTGCTTTTCCCTGATATTAGCGGATAGAAAAAGAAAATTAGCCTGCGAAATCCTCTCTTTCAAGCCCGCAACTTTAAAATCGAATTCATGGTTGCCGATAGCGGTGGCGGTGTATTCCATAGCATTCATGACATCCACCATCGACTCTCCTTTGAATGCCGTTGAAATTGCCGGACCGGTCCAATTGTCGCCGCCGCTTAAGATGAGAAATGGTCCATCCGACGAATACCCTTCCTTTTGCTGCCAAACGCCCATCATTTCAGCGGCGCCGCCAAAACCTTCTGTACCCTCCATCCAGCCGTGTTCATCGTTCGTATACAAAAGAATGATTTGGCGAACGTCATCGGTTTCTTCCCTGCGACCCTTGAGTATTGACTTTTGATCAGAACAGGATAATATCAGTAGAATGATACTGAAGGTAATAAGCCATTTGCGTTTCATACTTTAACCTTTGATTTTGGTGTCTATTTAGGGCCGCTCCGGCTCCTCGCCCCGAATTCATTATTATATTTTTAAAAGGAATGTCGGGGCGAGGGATCCTGCGCGGGCTTCGTGCGCCTCCTTCCCGACTTCATTATTATATTATTTAAGGAAAGTCGGGACGGGGTCGCACTCCGCAACATTTGGAGTTCAAGTTTGTAGTTCAAGCTTTAGCTTGTCTTGGTCGTCAAAAATCATTTATCCCCTCTTGTTCCCAAGTTCTCCAGAGTGTGTGAAAAGTATCCACCTGCCTCATTCCCAAGCTCCGCTTGGGAACGCAATTGCCTGGAAGCTCTGCTTCTTTTAATCAGTAACAACAGCCTCCACCTCCATCTCGACCAAATACTCATCCCCGATAATCCCGGCCTGTACCAGCGTATTTGCTGGTTGGATGTCCCGAAACCGCTCGCCGTGAACACGAGCCACCGCTTCCCAGTCGGAGACATTCTGCACATATATCCGGGTGCGGACCACGTCCTTCAGCTGCCCGCCAAGGGAATTTAGCGCCCCCTCGATTTTATCGATGACAAAGTGCGTTTGCGCTGCCGGATCCCTGCCGCCGATTGCCCGGTCACCTTGGGTGGCGGTGGTGCCGGAAACCAGGATTCTCTTGCCATGGCGAACCGCCCGGCTGAAACCGGCGAGATCCTCCCAAACCGTTCCACTCAACACTTTGCTGCGACCGTCCCCTCCGGCTTGTGCTTTGTAAGGTGGCGGAATCGACTCGATGTGGTGGCTTAAATCCCCCGACGCCGTCAGAAACGGCGGCTTACGATATTCATCGCCGCAGTCACCGGGAATCGGCTGCAGTTTTGCCAGAGCCTCATCAATTTCCCTGCGGCTTGTTTTATCCAGGGAGAACCCGAACAGACGCAGGTTGTCCTGGATATGGTCACTCTTCCCAAGGCGCGCACCGATGATAACGCCCCCGACGGCAGGCTGCTCAAGAATGTAGCGGGAGGCGACGTTGGCCATCGAGACGCCGTCTCTTTTCGCCACGCTTTCCACAGTGCGAAGCAACTCCTGAAAAACCGTCCACCCGCCTGCTGCTTTGATAAATCGGCCGTATTTCATTTGCGACCAGGTCTCGAGTTTGTGCCAGTCCGGCTCCGGTTTACCCAGCCAGCGCTCGGTTAGAAAGCCGCCGGCGACCGTTCCAAATGCCAGCAGTTTGACGCCATGCTTTTGGCAAAGTTCAGTCATGCCATTGCAGGCGCGTTGATCGAGCAGGGAGAAGCAGACTTGATTTGATACGACTTCGATGCCGCTATGAATGACAATCCGCAGGTGAGCAGTGTCGACGTTGGTCAAACCCAAATAACGAATTAAGCCTTCTTCCTTGAGCTCCTGCAGCCAAAACAGGCAATCCAGCCAGCCCGGATCGGCATAGTTCCAGGCATGGAATTGCAACAAGTCAAGCCGGTCGGTTTGCATCCGGTCGAGGGAGCGCTGCACGGCGGCCTTTACTTCGTCTCTTGTTACAGGCCCGGGCTTTGGCACCCATTTTGTCAAAAGCTGCACCGCCCCCGGCTCATTTTGTTTTTGAAAAATGCCGGCGATCTCTTCTGCGGAACCGTAATGGTCGGCCATGTCAAATGTAGTCAGGCCGGCATCGACATAGGGCTGCATTGCCGCGGCAGTCGCCTTAAGATCTAGCTTTTTGCCCTCTCTTTCCAAATCTGCAATTTGCCACAGTCCGGTCAGGATGCGGGAAATGCTGAAGTCCGGTGCTATGTCACATCTTTCTATTTTTTTACTCATATAAAAGATGACAAGTTGAAGTAATCATGTAAACAGAATCATTCGCTAACCTAAACAAATACTTTTTCCACCGAATTGCGCCGAATGCACCGAAACTCACCGAATTAAACCGGCTTATATTTTTTAAAGTCATTTTGAAGAATCAAACGTTTAAATTGCAAACTGCGGCGTGAGAAGTTAACAACATAACCAACCCTTTCGACTTCGCTCAGGGCAGGCTTCATAAATACTTGCTTCTAAATAAGTAAGAAGTTGCCGGATGTGAGAATCGTTTAAATCTGGCACTGTCTTAAATTCAACAATAAGTTTGTTTGCAACCAAAATGTCTATTCTGTACTTTTCTTCAAGCTTTTCACCTTTGAAAAAGATATCGATCCATTTTTGTCTTTCTGCGTGATAACCTCGCTTTTCGAGTTCTTTTAGGACACAGGCTTCATAAATTTTTTCACTAAGATTTTGTCCCATGAGTTTGTGCACTTCAATACAAGCACCTATGGTTTCATCCGACAGCCTTTTGTAGAGAATATATTCCATAATTCAACCCCTCCTCACAACCCAAATGAGATACATTAATTTTAAAAAAAATTCGGTGACCCTCTGTGAATTTCGGTGTGCTTCGGTGGGAATTATTTTCACCACAGAAAAATCGCCAAAGTGAATGGTCATTCATATTCATAAGATTACTCTGGTGGCAGCTTGGAAAATATGGCTTTCACAT
This genomic stretch from candidate division KSB1 bacterium harbors:
- a CDS encoding aldo/keto reductase, whose translation is MSKKIERCDIAPDFSISRILTGLWQIADLEREGKKLDLKATAAAMQPYVDAGLTTFDMADHYGSAEEIAGIFQKQNEPGAVQLLTKWVPKPGPVTRDEVKAAVQRSLDRMQTDRLDLLQFHAWNYADPGWLDCLFWLQELKEEGLIRYLGLTNVDTAHLRIVIHSGIEVVSNQVCFSLLDQRACNGMTELCQKHGVKLLAFGTVAGGFLTERWLGKPEPDWHKLETWSQMKYGRFIKAAGGWTVFQELLRTVESVAKRDGVSMANVASRYILEQPAVGGVIIGARLGKSDHIQDNLRLFGFSLDKTSRREIDEALAKLQPIPGDCGDEYRKPPFLTASGDLSHHIESIPPPYKAQAGGDGRSKVLSGTVWEDLAGFSRAVRHGKRILVSGTTATQGDRAIGGRDPAAQTHFVIDKIEGALNSLGGQLKDVVRTRIYVQNVSDWEAVARVHGERFRDIQPANTLVQAGIIGDEYLVEMEVEAVVTD
- a CDS encoding GxxExxY protein; the encoded protein is MEYILYKRLSDETIGACIEVHKLMGQNLSEKIYEACVLKELEKRGYHAERQKWIDIFFKGEKLEEKYRIDILVANKLIVEFKTVPDLNDSHIRQLLTYLEASIYEACPERSRKGWLCC